A single window of bacterium DNA harbors:
- a CDS encoding MBL fold metallo-hydrolase, whose protein sequence is MIQSIDLGKFRLFPLVDGYFRLDGGSLFGIVPKTIWGRSWTVDERNRVRLAVRPLLIDTGSQWILIDTGNGDKFDEKYKDIYGIEGPPSLSEQIHEVGISESDIRVVINSHLHWDHAGGNTTKDRDMGEWIPAFPNARYVVQRGEYDFATHLNERTRGSYRIDDYVALERHGVFDFAEGDATVQPGVKVVRSGGHSPYHQCVLLESGGGKAFFLGDLVSSTANLSFPFISAFDLEPLQTL, encoded by the coding sequence ATGATACAGTCGATTGATCTTGGCAAATTCCGGCTCTTTCCGCTGGTAGACGGCTACTTCCGGCTGGATGGCGGCTCGCTTTTTGGCATCGTTCCAAAAACGATTTGGGGACGTTCGTGGACCGTTGATGAACGGAATCGCGTACGCCTTGCGGTTCGCCCGCTCTTGATTGATACCGGCTCGCAATGGATTCTGATCGATACGGGAAATGGCGATAAATTTGACGAAAAGTATAAAGACATCTACGGAATCGAGGGTCCCCCTTCCTTGAGTGAGCAAATCCATGAAGTGGGAATTTCCGAATCGGATATTCGTGTGGTGATCAATTCACACCTTCATTGGGATCATGCCGGCGGTAACACCACCAAAGATCGGGACATGGGAGAATGGATTCCAGCGTTTCCGAATGCGCGATACGTTGTGCAGCGTGGTGAATACGATTTTGCTACTCACTTGAATGAACGAACCAGGGGAAGTTATCGAATCGATGATTACGTCGCGCTGGAACGGCACGGCGTGTTTGATTTTGCTGAGGGGGATGCGACGGTTCAACCTGGCGTGAAAGTGGTTCGATCAGGTGGGCATTCTCCCTATCATCAATGCGTGTTGCTGGAATCCGGAGGCGGAAAAGCTTTCTTTCTGGGAGATCTCGTTTCCAGCACAGCTAACCTTTCCTTTCCTTTTATCTCGGCTTTTGATCTAGAGCCGCTGCAAACGCT
- a CDS encoding sulfatase-like hydrolase/transferase: MQVQNRSVLFLLVLLSAVSAAAWILYYKTTQKYHRGNLFELLELARKAEAIHPESGKQRKEKLQKGWVRVAVLNKDTEVWKTGINFAASPVPKLFSENLDLIHQNDVFQRDTPPGRWTWNRNRIWVTISAGENPTSRNYSIEYKPDPNAKLSPLRENLKQIDFLDPLTTSSRMISLFKTRHSIFPCSGDGRMRVQDGSNKVEYASGLLLDPNISSGWSYVEPARFSLLKTSKNNPFKMYGRTEVYTNARYYTAGMVRWKFTAAGYLAGHELPRLVISIDNKKIGTVKPKSREYQSYFVQTFLNEGFHNLHAQFVNDYYDEKRKLDRNVLLSHVDVEYLPLVLIASPSRSGSDRNYQIEYCTLDRTEPFVELADPNGYVRESLLFPADSQIAFRVRLPQRPRLSFGIHSLFGKNPDLSMQFRVTAKPLVGSTRELFSHKVTSQNNWLEQSIDLSEFSSRFVELSFEASSNSGTFADAQSIAVSNPIIFSEEVVPPKQIQHIFIVSADALRADHLGCYGYARPTSPDIDLFSKDAVIFENAISPGAATMPSTASLFTSVYPSTHKCDYNTSRLPAQFLTLPEVLDNNGYLTAGFVQNEFLNPPHGLADGFRWYRYDTFPMQSGKRLNPVLEWIQNMRQFPKFVFFHMLHPHSPYVPPPEIAQIFNVTHSPLASSNQKLVEVDAKRIILPPPERDHLMLLYDAEIRRLDTLFASFIQHLKQLKIYEEALIIFISDHGEAFQEHGRLGHGSNLYQEMIRVPLLIKLPSRYNARGIKIRQNVQTMDLMPTLLELSGIPIPDSLQGKSLMPLIKNSGKEENERTVFSEVLSGKQLCAIQGDYKYIHYGAAKREELYDIRVDPGETQNLFEKRLDLLEMFRKERDAFFHRASEWRKKHIQTEGEHIVLDEQQTEELKALGYIQE, encoded by the coding sequence ATGCAAGTACAGAATAGATCCGTCCTGTTTTTGTTAGTACTCTTATCGGCTGTTTCCGCAGCAGCATGGATCCTGTACTACAAAACAACGCAGAAATACCATCGTGGCAATCTTTTTGAACTTCTAGAATTAGCACGCAAGGCTGAAGCAATCCATCCCGAATCAGGCAAACAACGTAAGGAGAAGCTTCAGAAGGGATGGGTCCGAGTAGCGGTTCTTAATAAAGACACCGAGGTCTGGAAGACAGGTATAAACTTTGCTGCGTCCCCCGTTCCAAAACTGTTTTCCGAAAACTTGGATTTAATTCATCAAAATGATGTCTTCCAAAGAGATACACCTCCCGGACGCTGGACCTGGAATCGAAACAGGATTTGGGTCACGATTTCAGCCGGTGAAAATCCCACTTCTCGAAATTACAGCATTGAATACAAACCGGATCCGAATGCAAAGCTTAGCCCATTACGGGAAAATCTGAAGCAAATCGATTTCCTGGATCCATTGACAACCAGTTCCCGCATGATATCCCTGTTTAAAACACGACATTCGATTTTTCCTTGCAGCGGTGACGGCAGAATGAGAGTCCAGGATGGATCGAATAAAGTAGAGTATGCATCCGGACTTCTCCTTGATCCGAACATCTCGTCAGGATGGAGTTATGTGGAACCTGCACGTTTCAGTCTGCTCAAAACCAGCAAGAACAATCCATTTAAGATGTACGGCAGAACAGAGGTCTACACAAATGCCCGATATTACACCGCAGGAATGGTCCGCTGGAAATTTACGGCAGCCGGATATCTTGCCGGACACGAACTGCCACGGTTGGTCATTTCGATAGACAACAAGAAAATAGGAACGGTAAAACCCAAAAGCCGGGAGTATCAATCCTATTTTGTGCAAACATTTCTCAATGAAGGATTTCACAATCTCCACGCGCAGTTTGTGAACGATTACTACGACGAAAAACGAAAACTGGATCGAAATGTCCTGCTTTCGCACGTGGATGTGGAGTATCTTCCCCTTGTTTTGATAGCTTCACCATCGCGCTCCGGTTCCGATCGCAACTATCAGATTGAATATTGCACACTGGATAGGACGGAACCCTTCGTTGAGCTGGCAGATCCGAACGGATACGTGCGTGAATCGTTGCTCTTCCCGGCGGATTCACAAATTGCCTTTCGAGTCCGGCTTCCGCAACGGCCGCGCCTTAGCTTTGGCATCCATTCTTTGTTCGGTAAGAATCCTGACTTATCCATGCAATTCAGAGTGACCGCAAAGCCGCTGGTTGGATCAACCAGAGAATTGTTTTCGCACAAAGTAACAAGTCAGAACAACTGGCTGGAGCAGTCTATTGATTTAAGCGAATTCTCCAGCAGATTCGTTGAACTAAGTTTCGAAGCATCGAGCAATTCCGGAACGTTCGCAGATGCACAATCGATTGCGGTAAGTAATCCGATTATTTTTTCTGAAGAAGTAGTTCCACCAAAACAGATTCAACACATTTTTATTGTCTCCGCAGATGCGCTCAGGGCAGATCATCTGGGCTGCTACGGCTACGCGCGGCCAACCAGTCCGGACATAGATCTCTTTTCCAAAGATGCTGTGATCTTTGAAAACGCGATCAGTCCCGGGGCGGCTACCATGCCCTCAACCGCGTCCCTTTTCACGTCAGTTTATCCTTCCACGCACAAGTGCGACTACAACACTTCCAGATTACCGGCTCAATTTCTGACGTTGCCTGAAGTCCTGGATAACAATGGTTATCTGACAGCAGGTTTTGTACAAAATGAATTCCTGAACCCGCCGCACGGACTGGCCGATGGTTTTCGGTGGTATCGATACGACACCTTTCCGATGCAATCAGGAAAACGTTTGAATCCAGTTCTGGAATGGATTCAAAATATGCGTCAGTTCCCCAAGTTTGTTTTCTTTCATATGCTTCATCCTCATTCGCCGTATGTCCCACCCCCGGAAATTGCTCAGATTTTTAATGTCACTCATAGCCCACTGGCCTCTTCCAATCAAAAGTTGGTAGAAGTGGATGCGAAGCGGATCATTCTTCCACCGCCAGAACGCGATCATCTGATGCTTCTTTACGATGCAGAAATTCGCCGCCTGGATACATTATTTGCGAGTTTTATCCAACATTTGAAACAACTGAAGATCTATGAGGAGGCACTCATCATTTTCATTTCAGATCATGGTGAAGCGTTTCAGGAACATGGCCGGCTCGGGCACGGAAGCAACCTTTATCAAGAAATGATCCGTGTTCCGCTGTTGATCAAGCTTCCTTCCAGGTATAACGCGCGAGGAATCAAGATTCGTCAGAACGTGCAAACCATGGATCTGATGCCGACCCTGCTTGAATTGTCAGGCATCCCGATACCTGATTCCCTTCAGGGAAAGAGTCTGATGCCGCTGATCAAAAACTCGGGAAAAGAGGAAAACGAGCGGACAGTCTTCAGTGAGGTTCTCAGCGGTAAGCAGCTGTGTGCCATCCAAGGAGATTACAAATACATCCACTACGGCGCTGCAAAAAGAGAGGAGTTGTACGACATCAGAGTCGATCCAGGCGAGACTCAAAACCTATTCGAAAAAAGATTGGATCTGCTCGAAATGTTCCGGAAAGAACGCGATGCCTTTTTCCATAGAGCATCCGAATGGCGAAAAAAACACATTCAAACCGAAGGAGAACACATCGTTCTGGATGAACAGCAGACGGAAGAATTGAAAGCACTGGGCTACATTCAAGAGTGA
- a CDS encoding diguanylate cyclase, translated as MKALVFEDDPELSQSISAGLTRWGYEVIAANNVDAVYRALREEGAPQIAIVDCRHGFGLVKKIRKFAPGNVFVLAITSENRESNLLEAMEAGANDCLTKPFEEKVLEARLRAAQRVIELEQALTAKAAMDPLTHVCNRESIIQSLKKELERSKRNHAYLGLAMVDLDHFKKVNDTFGHLAGDTVLKRAVQTMLKSLRTYDVLGRYGGEEFLILLPGCDSSKVLAVAERMREQLARTKFSFAGHETTVTASVGVAVTKSGKFDPQLLIELADQALYRAKSSGRNRVESALSILEDSPESVMNLEAITERLQMEIEHRKKTEESLRESEERFQLISKATKDAIWDWDLITNQVWSSDGVQRLFGHPEGSGDRSQWSGRIHPEDADRVVRGIAFTIDAQKDFWTSEYRYRRANGTYANVLDRGYVLYDENGKAIRIIGAMIDLTEGKRSEILQSALYRISEAANSAQDMQQLYKTIHSIVGELMYAGNFYIALYDAQTKLISFPYWVDEVDPVAPDPVRAERGLTAYVIREGKPLFSTAEDWDEFQKSGDVELVGAYSLDWLGVPLISEEQTIGVVVVQSYTESSRFTEKDMDLLTFVSQHIAAALKRKNTEEDRKRAEEALRESEEKYRTLFETSKDPIFISTTEGKLIDINPAGVELFGYSSRKEMLQVNAAELFQDPAERVAYKEAIQAQGFLKDYELHLKRKDGHKITVLETASAIMNEKGAVIAYRGVMRDITNLKLLQQQLLQAQKIETVGRLAGGVAHDFNNLLMAITGYCELIDLKYGNDELLMEYMKEIKKATERGAGLTRQLLAFSRKQVVALVPIELDLLITNMDRMIDRMLGENISLILELHSDPSRILGDPGQIEQVIMNLVVNAKDAMSSGGVLTVETQDTELSAQVAEQHLGSKPGRYVLLKIADTGCGMDEATKSRIFEPFYSTKELGKGTGLGLATVYGIVHQMAGFIVVSSEQAKGTSFEIYFPRNVDPVAKESKVAARGVEPLHGHEVLLLVDDNDTVRAAVGAALSLYGYDVLQAGDGPEALQVAGNFDGEIHLLITDVVMPNMNGRQLAADLTAKWPTMKVLYMSGYADETFFESGRLEAGAYFLQKPVPAKTLLATIRQLLD; from the coding sequence ATGAAGGCACTCGTATTTGAAGACGATCCTGAATTGAGTCAGTCCATCAGCGCAGGTCTGACGCGATGGGGCTACGAGGTGATTGCAGCAAACAATGTGGATGCGGTGTATCGAGCGTTGCGCGAAGAGGGAGCTCCCCAAATTGCAATCGTCGATTGTCGCCACGGTTTTGGTCTTGTGAAGAAAATCCGCAAATTTGCGCCTGGCAATGTTTTCGTACTTGCCATCACATCAGAGAACCGGGAAAGCAATCTGCTGGAAGCAATGGAAGCGGGAGCAAACGATTGTCTTACAAAACCATTTGAAGAAAAAGTACTTGAGGCCAGGCTTCGCGCCGCTCAGCGAGTTATTGAATTGGAACAGGCGCTGACCGCAAAAGCGGCGATGGATCCGCTGACTCATGTTTGTAACCGTGAGTCCATCATTCAGTCACTGAAAAAGGAGCTGGAACGCTCGAAGCGTAACCACGCCTATCTGGGCTTAGCGATGGTCGATCTGGATCATTTCAAAAAAGTGAACGACACATTCGGACATCTTGCAGGAGATACGGTACTGAAACGCGCGGTTCAGACCATGTTAAAGAGTCTCAGAACATATGATGTGCTTGGCCGCTACGGTGGAGAAGAATTTCTGATCCTCTTGCCCGGTTGCGATTCTTCCAAGGTTCTGGCGGTTGCCGAAAGAATGCGCGAGCAGCTTGCTCGAACGAAGTTCAGCTTTGCAGGCCACGAGACCACGGTGACTGCAAGCGTAGGCGTCGCTGTTACAAAATCGGGTAAATTCGATCCGCAGTTATTGATCGAGCTTGCGGACCAGGCGCTTTACAGGGCGAAGTCTTCAGGCAGGAATCGCGTGGAATCTGCGCTCAGTATTCTTGAGGATAGTCCCGAATCTGTAATGAACCTCGAAGCAATCACCGAGCGACTGCAAATGGAAATCGAACACCGAAAAAAGACGGAGGAATCGCTTCGTGAATCTGAAGAACGCTTCCAATTGATATCAAAAGCCACAAAAGATGCGATTTGGGATTGGGATCTGATCACAAATCAGGTTTGGTCGAGTGACGGTGTTCAAAGGCTCTTTGGCCATCCTGAAGGCTCCGGAGATCGTTCGCAGTGGTCCGGAAGGATTCATCCGGAAGATGCAGATCGGGTTGTTCGCGGAATTGCGTTTACCATTGATGCGCAAAAGGATTTTTGGACCTCCGAATACCGTTACCGCAGAGCAAATGGAACTTATGCAAATGTTCTGGATCGAGGTTATGTTCTCTACGATGAAAACGGAAAAGCCATTCGCATCATCGGCGCAATGATTGATCTGACAGAGGGGAAGCGGTCCGAAATCCTGCAGTCGGCCCTCTATCGCATCTCAGAAGCCGCCAACTCCGCACAGGATATGCAGCAACTATACAAAACCATTCACTCGATCGTTGGTGAATTGATGTACGCCGGCAATTTTTACATTGCCCTATATGATGCGCAGACGAAACTGATTTCTTTTCCTTACTGGGTCGATGAAGTTGATCCGGTCGCCCCGGATCCGGTCAGGGCCGAACGGGGACTCACCGCTTATGTGATCCGCGAAGGCAAGCCGCTTTTCTCCACAGCTGAAGACTGGGATGAATTTCAGAAGAGCGGTGATGTGGAACTGGTGGGAGCTTATTCCCTGGATTGGTTAGGCGTTCCTTTGATCAGCGAAGAGCAAACAATCGGAGTGGTTGTGGTGCAAAGCTACACGGAAAGTAGCCGTTTTACTGAAAAAGATATGGACCTGCTCACTTTCGTTTCCCAGCATATTGCAGCCGCGCTGAAGCGCAAGAACACAGAAGAGGACCGGAAACGCGCGGAAGAAGCACTGCGCGAATCGGAGGAAAAATATCGAACGTTGTTTGAAACATCAAAGGATCCGATCTTTATCAGCACAACAGAAGGAAAATTGATCGACATCAATCCCGCAGGAGTTGAACTATTTGGGTATTCTTCTCGCAAAGAAATGTTGCAAGTCAACGCAGCGGAGCTTTTCCAGGATCCGGCTGAACGAGTTGCTTACAAGGAGGCAATACAGGCGCAGGGCTTTCTTAAGGATTATGAGCTGCACTTGAAACGAAAAGATGGACACAAGATTACGGTCCTGGAAACGGCTTCCGCGATAATGAATGAGAAAGGCGCTGTGATTGCGTATCGCGGCGTTATGCGTGACATCACGAATTTGAAATTGCTGCAACAACAACTCCTGCAGGCCCAGAAAATCGAAACAGTCGGAAGACTCGCCGGCGGCGTCGCTCATGATTTCAACAATCTTCTCATGGCCATCACCGGTTATTGCGAGCTGATTGATCTCAAGTATGGCAATGATGAATTGCTGATGGAATACATGAAGGAGATAAAGAAGGCAACGGAGCGGGGCGCGGGACTGACACGCCAGCTGCTTGCATTCAGCCGGAAACAGGTGGTCGCGCTTGTGCCTATTGAACTGGATCTGCTGATCACAAACATGGACCGGATGATCGACCGGATGCTGGGTGAGAATATTAGTCTGATTTTGGAATTGCATTCGGACCCGAGCCGGATTCTCGGAGATCCCGGTCAGATCGAACAGGTGATCATGAATCTGGTGGTGAATGCAAAGGATGCAATGAGCAGTGGAGGCGTTCTTACAGTCGAAACGCAAGACACGGAACTTTCTGCGCAGGTTGCGGAACAACATCTTGGCTCCAAACCGGGACGTTATGTGCTTTTGAAAATAGCCGACACAGGTTGTGGGATGGATGAAGCAACGAAGTCTCGAATCTTCGAACCGTTTTATAGCACGAAAGAGTTGGGGAAAGGTACCGGACTCGGTCTGGCTACTGTTTATGGAATCGTTCATCAGATGGCTGGTTTTATCGTTGTTTCCAGCGAACAGGCAAAGGGAACTTCTTTTGAGATTTATTTTCCGCGGAACGTCGATCCGGTTGCGAAGGAAAGTAAAGTCGCCGCGCGAGGTGTGGAGCCCTTGCATGGACACGAAGTACTTCTGCTTGTGGATGACAACGATACCGTTCGTGCTGCTGTGGGCGCTGCTCTATCCCTCTATGGTTATGATGTGCTGCAAGCAGGCGACGGACCGGAAGCGTTGCAGGTTGCTGGAAATTTTGACGGAGAGATTCATCTTTTGATCACCGATGTTGTTATGCCGAACATGAATGGCAGACAACTCGCCGCCGACTTGACTGCTAAATGGCCCACTATGAAAGTGCTGTATATGTCCGGTTATGCCGATGAAACTTTTTTTGAAAGCGGAAGACTGGAAGCTGGCGCTTACTTCCTTCAAAAACCTGTTCCCGCTAAAACGCTGCTAGCGACCATTCGCCAACTTCTGGATTAG
- a CDS encoding DUF4437 domain-containing protein has protein sequence MQIVFLIVLIACCASVQGEETKERAVVFMDSEAIPWQPVEGVAGAKWKPLRTDPVNGTVTALVQFPANATEDPHHHTHGHMIYIVDGAKTVENLTAGKEFTLSEGMYLYTPAGDVHQIRYLTRCTFLFVTDGPFDMIWDKKDK, from the coding sequence ATGCAAATCGTATTCTTGATTGTTTTGATAGCGTGCTGCGCTTCTGTGCAGGGAGAAGAAACAAAGGAACGTGCCGTCGTTTTCATGGACAGCGAAGCAATTCCCTGGCAGCCTGTCGAAGGAGTCGCCGGAGCGAAATGGAAACCCCTCCGCACGGATCCTGTCAATGGAACGGTCACGGCTCTGGTCCAGTTTCCTGCAAATGCGACTGAGGATCCGCATCATCACACACATGGACACATGATTTACATTGTTGATGGGGCCAAGACTGTTGAAAACCTGACTGCAGGAAAGGAGTTCACATTATCAGAAGGAATGTATCTCTATACACCGGCCGGCGATGTTCATCAAATTCGCTACCTGACAAGATGCACGTTTCTTTTTGTGACGGACGGCCCGTTCGATATGATATGGGACAAGAAGGATAAATGA
- a CDS encoding endonuclease/exonuclease/phosphatase family protein — protein sequence MILLLFFFFFAPADEIEIRVMTFNIWYGGEQVSFAQTAGVIRAADPDLIGVQEPDGNLRQLAEAAGFSFVDEKRNIISRYPLFDPDTDDQKAPYTFVLVRPDRIVAFANVHLTSNPSGPDLLHEGRTPQEVLATERRVRLPEVQPYVKALGDLIARNIPVFFAGDFNTPSHQDWTKEAFEWPVTKSIADAGLRDSYREVHPDAAQKPGLTWTPGYPHPWVKSSELHHRIDMIWSGGKTSAVESKIIGEVKNPAVDIAVDPYPSDHRAVVSTFRVVPAPAPALISVDRPSFVQGSDFLVRFQTPDFGDWSVVVVPHRGAPEKDVVVAATGPDVISTRPSIKFGSAGISPGKYDAVLLDAHTKELARTMFHILAKDAVPELRIEKSAYKPGEEIKVSWRNAPGMKNDWIGVYRANDPDLYRGYIAFVYTGAAVEGSTLLDKKVLLEPLTPGEYELRLMREDSYVMLAKAPFGVRQ from the coding sequence ATGATTCTTCTTCTCTTCTTTTTCTTCTTCGCACCAGCTGACGAAATCGAAATACGGGTAATGACCTTCAATATCTGGTATGGCGGCGAACAGGTCAGTTTCGCACAGACTGCAGGAGTAATTCGAGCCGCGGATCCTGATCTGATTGGTGTCCAGGAACCGGACGGCAATCTCAGGCAACTCGCAGAAGCGGCGGGCTTTTCCTTCGTAGATGAAAAACGAAACATTATTTCCCGATATCCTCTCTTTGATCCCGACACTGACGATCAAAAAGCGCCTTATACCTTTGTGCTTGTGCGTCCAGACCGTATTGTTGCGTTCGCAAACGTGCATCTGACAAGCAATCCTTCCGGACCTGATTTGTTACACGAAGGAAGGACTCCGCAAGAAGTGCTGGCAACAGAACGGAGAGTACGTTTACCGGAGGTCCAACCATATGTGAAGGCACTTGGTGATTTGATCGCGCGTAACATTCCTGTTTTTTTTGCGGGTGATTTTAATACACCTTCTCATCAGGATTGGACGAAGGAAGCATTCGAATGGCCGGTAACGAAATCAATTGCAGATGCAGGTCTGCGCGATTCGTACCGGGAGGTCCATCCGGACGCAGCGCAAAAACCGGGGCTTACCTGGACACCCGGGTATCCTCATCCATGGGTGAAATCGAGTGAGCTCCATCATCGAATCGACATGATCTGGAGCGGCGGCAAGACGTCCGCTGTAGAAAGCAAGATTATCGGAGAAGTTAAAAATCCGGCAGTAGACATTGCCGTGGATCCCTATCCTTCGGATCACCGTGCGGTTGTATCGACGTTTCGAGTTGTACCGGCGCCCGCGCCTGCATTGATCTCCGTGGATAGGCCTTCATTCGTTCAGGGCAGCGATTTTCTGGTCCGTTTTCAGACGCCTGATTTTGGGGATTGGTCCGTCGTTGTTGTTCCTCATCGTGGAGCACCTGAGAAAGATGTTGTCGTTGCGGCGACAGGTCCCGATGTGATCTCAACTCGTCCGTCCATCAAGTTCGGTTCCGCCGGCATTTCGCCCGGCAAGTACGATGCAGTTCTTCTTGACGCGCACACTAAGGAACTCGCAAGAACGATGTTTCATATTCTCGCGAAAGATGCGGTTCCGGAATTGCGAATCGAAAAGTCAGCTTACAAGCCGGGAGAGGAAATCAAAGTGTCCTGGCGCAACGCTCCAGGAATGAAAAATGATTGGATAGGCGTTTATCGCGCGAATGATCCCGACCTGTACCGTGGTTATATCGCTTTTGTCTACACGGGGGCTGCCGTTGAAGGATCAACGTTGTTGGACAAGAAAGTATTGTTGGAACCGCTAACTCCCGGTGAATATGAGCTTCGGCTCATGCGCGAAGATTCTTATGTGATGCTTGCAAAAGCGCCGTTTGGTGTTCGTCAGTAG
- a CDS encoding RpiB/LacA/LacB family sugar-phosphate isomerase, with amino-acid sequence MKIAIGADNYGYQLKEAVKNFLLENNIEVEDYGITDPEGETPYYQIADTVATEIAAGQFQKGILICGTGMGMAIIANKHPGVYAAVCENPVAAERSRSINDSNVLTMGGMVTTPAAAKEIVNTWLKTEFTQGWEKPIVDWLHNSKKDIDRIEQDHFKK; translated from the coding sequence ATGAAAATTGCAATCGGCGCAGATAACTATGGATATCAGTTAAAAGAAGCTGTGAAGAACTTCTTGCTCGAGAACAATATTGAAGTGGAGGATTATGGCATAACCGATCCTGAAGGTGAAACCCCGTATTATCAGATTGCCGATACCGTTGCGACTGAAATTGCCGCGGGTCAGTTTCAAAAAGGAATCTTAATTTGCGGAACAGGCATGGGCATGGCAATCATTGCAAACAAGCATCCCGGCGTGTATGCGGCCGTCTGTGAAAATCCGGTTGCGGCGGAGAGATCCCGTTCTATCAACGATTCAAACGTTCTAACCATGGGCGGAATGGTGACCACTCCTGCTGCAGCAAAGGAGATTGTGAACACGTGGCTGAAAACGGAATTCACGCAGGGATGGGAAAAACCGATTGTGGACTGGCTTCACAATTCCAAAAAAGACATTGATCGAATCGAACAAGACCATTTCAAGAAATAG
- a CDS encoding AMP-binding protein, translated as MRESHWSYSHGTSEVQLLGSTIGDLLDRITEQYPENEAVVSKHQNIRLTYRELRDAFDRFARGLMSCGIAKGDRVGIWSTNNVEWIITQFATAKIGAILVNINPAYRVSELEYALRQSGCSTLIIASPFKTSNYGEMLQEVCPELVRCETGRLQSGRLPELRTVIGLGEHPPAWSFSWKNVLDKAETVSSDELKKRQAQLDFDDPINIQYTSGTTGFPKGATLCHHSILNNGFFIGERMRFTDQDRLCIPVPFYHCFGMVLGNLACVTHGATMVLPSETFDPVQTLKAVSEERCTALHGVPTMFVAELAVPEFDSYDLSSLRTGIMAGAPCPIEIMKQVKTRMHMSEITIAYGMTETSPVSCQTEPGDPIEKQVSTVGRAHPHVECKIVDPSTGATVPRRVTGEFLSRGYILMLGYWNNPEATASSIDSARWMHTGDLAVMDEEGYIRIVGRSKDLIIRGGENIYPREVEEFLYSHPKIKDVQVIGVPDDVYGEEVMAWVVLKEFVEATPQELRAFCSGKITHFKIPRYWRFTDSFPMTVTGKIQKYKMREISCEEIRSKLIEKTK; from the coding sequence ATGAGGGAATCGCACTGGTCTTACTCTCACGGTACATCGGAAGTTCAGTTGCTCGGATCAACGATTGGAGACCTGCTGGACCGGATAACCGAACAGTACCCTGAGAATGAAGCCGTTGTATCGAAGCATCAAAACATACGACTGACTTACAGAGAACTGCGAGATGCATTCGACCGGTTTGCCCGCGGACTCATGTCGTGCGGTATTGCAAAAGGGGATCGGGTCGGCATCTGGTCGACCAACAACGTTGAATGGATCATCACGCAGTTTGCCACTGCCAAAATCGGCGCGATTCTTGTCAACATCAATCCGGCTTATCGCGTCTCCGAATTGGAATACGCGCTTCGCCAATCGGGATGCTCCACACTAATTATTGCCTCACCTTTCAAAACTTCGAACTACGGTGAAATGCTTCAAGAAGTTTGTCCGGAGCTGGTGCGATGTGAAACCGGCCGGCTTCAATCCGGGCGCTTACCTGAATTGCGGACGGTGATCGGTCTCGGTGAACACCCACCCGCATGGAGCTTCAGCTGGAAAAATGTTCTGGACAAGGCTGAAACGGTATCCTCCGATGAACTGAAAAAACGCCAGGCGCAACTGGATTTTGATGATCCGATCAATATCCAGTACACTTCCGGCACAACCGGTTTTCCAAAAGGAGCGACGCTCTGTCACCATTCGATTCTGAACAACGGTTTCTTCATCGGAGAACGAATGCGTTTTACCGATCAAGACCGTCTTTGCATCCCTGTTCCTTTTTATCATTGTTTCGGTATGGTGCTGGGGAATCTCGCGTGCGTAACGCATGGAGCAACGATGGTATTGCCCTCCGAAACGTTTGATCCGGTGCAAACGCTGAAAGCGGTTTCCGAAGAGCGTTGCACGGCGCTTCATGGCGTTCCTACAATGTTTGTTGCCGAACTTGCGGTTCCCGAGTTCGACAGCTACGACCTTTCCAGTCTGCGAACTGGAATTATGGCAGGCGCACCTTGCCCGATTGAAATCATGAAGCAAGTGAAGACGCGGATGCACATGAGTGAAATTACCATTGCCTATGGCATGACCGAAACTTCCCCCGTTTCCTGCCAGACGGAACCGGGCGATCCGATCGAAAAACAGGTGTCCACTGTGGGTCGCGCGCATCCACATGTAGAATGCAAGATCGTTGATCCTTCCACCGGAGCCACCGTGCCCCGTAGAGTAACCGGAGAATTTCTATCGCGTGGATATATTTTGATGCTTGGTTACTGGAATAACCCCGAAGCAACCGCCTCATCCATTGATAGCGCGCGATGGATGCACACGGGTGATCTGGCCGTAATGGATGAAGAAGGATACATCCGGATTGTGGGCCGTTCCAAAGACTTGATCATCCGCGGAGGAGAAAATATTTATCCAAGAGAGGTCGAAGAATTCTTATACTCGCATCCAAAGATAAAGGATGTGCAGGTCATTGGAGTGCCGGACGATGTTTACGGAGAAGAAGTGATGGCATGGGTTGTATTGAAAGAATTCGTAGAAGCAACGCCGCAGGAATTGCGCGCGTTTTGCAGCGGTAAGATCACCCATTTCAAGATACCAAGATACTGGCGATTCACTGATTCTTTCCCTATGACGGTTACAGGGAAAATCCAGAAATATAAAATGCGGGAGATCTCGTGTGAGGAGATACGATCAAAATTGATTGAAAAAACAAAGTAA